TTGGGGGAGAGCTTCATACTCATGTTAAACATCAGAGAGGAGGCTGTGTGTTCATCAGACATTACATGCACATCATTCTCTTCTTCTGCTGATGGTGTTTTTACACAGTTTAAAGGTGAGTCCTGTTCTATCTCTCTAAAAGAACAAATTTTAACAAAGAGCACATACACTATTGTCATAAAATGCTTCCTTGTAATATACCTTAACAGACACACTATCATCTCTCGTGCCAGGATCAGTTGTCAGGCCTGTGCAGAAACTCTCTGAGTCCAAATCTCCTCACCACAGATCTGATCTCTACATCTCAAATCATGATGAAAAGCCCTATGTAAGCCTGAGTCAACCTGAGGAGTCTAATGCTATCTTTGACAATCTGTCCTTAGACCTGCAACTGAATACAATCACAGACAGCAAGCAGGTTTATCCTCTTTCAACAAAACCACGAGAATGGCACATCTCAGACCCGATTAACTCTGTCCCCCTGCAGCATCATTTCATACCAGCATCAGTGCCTCTCAAGCAGGATGACATCCCTGATGATGGCTACCTTGTCATGGATAGCAGCATTATGCTCAATGGGGGGCCACCAACTAACTCCATGCTCAACGGTTACCTGGACAAGAAGCTTCAAGAAGTTTATAGCCAGTATTTGCAGGAGAGGCTGACATATCCTGGATCTTCACCAGATTGCAGTCTTCTCCATCCCTTTCAGCAGAAGAGCCTTATTCACCTCAGCCAACCACTAAACATGGACTCAAGTCTGGAGCCAGAGACTAGACAAAGTCAGGGAGCTGTCAGTCAACAGGCCAGCTCCAACTTCAGCTCCCCAGTACTGCGCATTTCCAATGCAGAATAGCCCATAAAGCCTATAGGCACTTTATGTATCTGTGAGTGGGAGAAGAAAACTTATATacgcaaacatacacacaaatatacaagaATGAGTATAATAAAATCCTTAATTTTGcattttgcattgattatagCAAATAGGTATCACAGAAGCATAGCAATTCCTGCGTCATTACATTTATCAACTGCccttttatgagtattgttcattttatgaactgtgtgctTTTTCAGAGACAAAATATGTGGTCCCAAAATATTATTCGTTGTCATTATGTTACATGAAGTCACAAACACTTTTGCAGTAACATAAATCTAATAAACAATTTTTGTTTCAAACACACAGTGGGTTTTCTGCTGAGGAAGTATGATTGCACATTCTGTAAGTTTTCTAACTGAATCAGGATATGGGAGACCAGCTGTCTTCCTCTTCCTATATTATGCAAGTTTCTTTCCTGAATGGATGCAGGCCATGTTAGTACtcttaacatttctttttttgtatcttTTATATTTAAACTTTGCAAAGAAATTTGCtggatttaattattattatttttaaatacaaaaacaattttTGTACAGTTTTAATGTACAGCCTATTGCTGCCACCTTTTTTCATGTATgcagaaaatatatacacaaatggATAGTGTTAAGATTCCTTAACTTAATATTTACATGGTGTGATTCttagaattttttaattaaatattcacGTAACAATAGCAAAACCCATCAACATATTCCAAAATACCCAAGTCTTTGTTCATTACTAACAGAAGGTAAACTATCTAGCTAAATTAGCATGCCTTCTGTTATCTGGCTTATGTTAATCAGATTATGTCTTATGTcttatatgtattattattattatttttattattattattattattagtagtagtagtagtagtagtagtagtatttccTGACAAACCGAAGTACCTAGTTTTACACAAAAGTACTGAAaatctgctttattattattattattattattattattattattattattattattattattacattattttttttgttatttgatttttaaatatatagaatTTATTCAGGCTTCCACAAAAgtctaaaaaaatttaaaatcttGTTTCTGAGTTCAGAGGTACACTATATATAGAAGTACACAACTGGGGattcaccaaactgttcccacaaaggtaGAGGCACACGGTTATCTATAATGTCTTTATATGTTGTGGAATGATGAAGTCCACCTCACTAGCCTGACAATGGTCTGTTCACAAAGTGAACCCCATAAACACATGGCTTCCCAAGGAGCCCCAACCTCAACCCAACAGAAGACCATTGGGATGAAGTGGAAAGCAGACTGCATGCCAGCCTTCTCACATCATTGCTCTCACTTACTAATGCTCTTGGGATGAACTGATAAATCCctacagccacactccaaagtCTTCTAGAAGGCTTactcagaagagtggaggttattatagcAGCAAAGAGGAGCACCAATTCTATATTAATGACCATGGATTTTTGAGTAGGATGTTCAACATGCTTGTGTGAGAGctggtcaggtgttcacatacttttggcaacataatgCATGTGGTCTTGTACTCTTGTAAACTTCTTAGGTGTAAATATTCTCACAGTAGTCATTGTCACTGTAACAGTACAACTGAGTAGATTCCttatttgcattattattacattattattacattggACTTTCCTAAAGAGGTCTTTGTAGTCACCACCAATATAGTGAGTCAGTCTGTTCACATGGTTTGTGCAGATAAAACATCTCTCAGTCCATCAAAGATTTACCTACAGTGTTTCTAACAAATTAGCTAGTCTCtaatgtttttcttcatttgcTTTCTAATTGTTGTTCTGAACAGTTATGGATTAAATTGTTTAGTTGATCAATTACAGATTTAACCTCTAAGTCTACTCGGAACTCCCTGTCATCTACTTATCTTACAACTGGGTGTTCATTCTACTGCTTACTGTCTTTATTACAATATTGCCTGAGGTCTATTTTGTATACATATAAAGTACCCACTAGAGGGCAGTATAAACTTTCACATTCGCACATTAGCtctaatttaaaaatgtttttatgtgtaATGTAAATAGTAGACCTGTGACACATAGTAGGTCACTTTATGGTCAATCACAAGTACAAGCTTGCATGCAATATAAGGCTtcaaattatttcattatttggAGTAAACAGtcaatcaatgagccttggccacccacgACCCTACCGCCAGTTCACCACTTCTCCttcaccacttttgatagatactgaccactgcagaccgggaacaccccacaagatccaatcgtctagccatcacaatttggcccttgtcaatctTGCTCAAATcattactcttgcccatttttcctgcttctaacacattaattttgaggacaaaatgttcacttgctgcctaatatatatatatatataaagcacaaCCTTCTTCTGGAATATTCATACATTTCTAACAGCtacactgaaaatattttaaatgtatgcaTACAATTTCTGGCAAAGCAttcttaaaggaaaaaaaacatactgaaaCATTATATTTGCCAAACTATATAATTTCATGATTATAGGGGAAGTATTATCCATGTTTTGCAATTTAAGCGTGTCTGTGGCCTCACTACTGACAGGTGAGAGTCATCAGTCATCAATAAAGTTCATGAAATAAAATTGCTTTGTGTAAAATGTGCCAGAGATTGAGGACAAGAGTCTGATGTCCAATAACCTTTgaaaatatagtgtatatattcttGATGATTAAAAATGGTTAAAAGGTACACTGTGCGAAAACACAGAAttctttgttaatttttttaatatacagatTATTTTGTGCATAAATGGTACATACTAGATTATAATTTTAGGAATGCCATTTTCAACAGCAACATACAAACCTCTCATATTTTTTGCCCCCGTCTCTTTCGAGAGGCATTTGACATGCAGTGGCTAATTTGTTCTCTGCTTTTAGACTAACTGTAACACTAAGGAGCTACCATGATCTGATCAATAAACGATGCCAACATACTAATAGCTGCCTCCATTCTAGAGCATTTCACACAGTCTGCAAAACATGCTCAACACAAATGCAGGGATACCTAACCCAGCTTTGGTGCTTAGATTGGATTCAATTGAAAACTTCTATCGAACATAAATACAATTCAACAAATGTAAAAGATTCAGTATAGCATTCCATGCCCTTGTCTGAGAATAACTCTAGCCTGCCTAATGTAACCAGAACCACAGTGCCCATTTTGCCCACCTCCTAAAATAGCCAGTGACCAGAGAACACACTTCCACCCCTCCACCCCCCAGTCACAGACATAGACAACTGCCCTGGTACAGTGACAAACCACTATCCTTGGCCTCCTCACTCACTTTGGTTAGCTAAAGCATGAAGATTGGGGTTGCTGCTCTGGTTGGTGGTTTGCTTGGGGTTCCAGGATTTCTATGTTTCTTGTTGGCATTTGGTACGGATTACTGGCTCCTAGCGAGTGATGACTGCGGGTGGTTCAAACAGCTGAGGTCAACAGCATACACTGTAGTTCAAACCAACAGCACAGAGGTAATACACAGAgtctctctaaaaaaaaataagacactGGACAGATAAACAAATTTgaattgtaaatgtaaaggtgatTTTGTGACAGCTTTAATTTgatatatgtatttaaataactGAAGTTAACTTGACTTTTGCTTCATATTTTAAGTAATGTACTTTTTTTGGATAAACCTTATGTTTGAAAATGTGTAATCATTTTACAGAAGTTTTAGTAAAAGACAAAACAGCATTTACAGAGTATGGCTTAGTTTAATGAATTTGTTGAATGACTGCTGAATTAGGAAGCTCTGAAGGATCTAGCAACaacatctatatatatagaatTATGTAAAATGTTCAGTCAGGAATCTGTAGTTGTCTCGTAGTCTCGTTGGTACATTTGGTTAGAAAGTTATACAACTTATATATTTCCCAGCATTATAAACAACACTCTGAGACAGAAAAATGTTGCATGAACTGAAAACAACCTTTAAAATAAACTCAGCTGATAGTTGCATGGGGGAGAGTCTTGAGCCAAATAGACACTTCTTGAGAAAACTATACtataaaaattaagaaaagaaaagtgcttCAGAATTCAGATCTCTATTGTAATGCAGCAACTGATATCTACACTCACAGTGTTCATTAAGGGCTCTTTGACTAAATAAGCGTTCTTATTTTCCTTAAAAGGGTTCTATTTTCTGAAACACTCAGCTTGTAACATTTTCAGAGAATAGTTAATGGTCCTTATGATGGAAATCACTTATAAAACCTTCTTTTAAGAGTATAAACAGTGGCATAATTCTTAAACCACTGTTGTACAAAGACTACTTCGGGCATTGTGCATTGTTAAGATTGACTTTTGAATTTATTATAGCATTGGAAGAAGCATCCTTCATTGAGTTGGTCCTGAAAGCATAGCCAACATTGCACAAAAAGTACACCAGCACTGCACTGAAACACACGAACACTGTACCTCTTCACCAATAGCTAATCTCAGAACAATCGGATTAAAGCAGTACAGTGTGACTCCCCACAGAGAAGAAAGTGTGCATACCATAAAAACAGACCTGCTATTCTTAACCAAATGTCCAAAATACAAGCAAATTCCATCTTAGTTCCAAACTGTCAACAACATTCATAAACTGCATAATCTCATTAGCAAAGCAGCGCACTgaacactttttctttctttctttctttctttctttctttctttctttctttctttctttctttctttctgtgattTAACTGTAGGGGTTTTATTATGAATATTAGCAAACAATGTATGATTATGGCTTTTCATTAGTTACATATATGCTAGTCAGTGTTAGTATGCTAACGTACAGTACACttaaaatgaaacaattttGTCTTGAAGGCAGTTTGACCCAAACAAACTCGCTGCTATGCTGAAAGGTCACTTTTCTGCCATTAACCTAATACCAGACATAATTCTACCTGGTGCTCTCAGCATGGTAATTTGTGTACTAACAAGACATCATTGAGACATGACAGTGCTGCAAATCTGTCCTCCTttcaaatcattaaaaaaaccaTATGGTTCCTCTGCCTCATTAATCATTTTATGACGGCTTCTTGTGTGCTGAATCATTTCATATGTATGCTTAAGGAGCCACAGACCACAGCTTCTCACAAGGTTGGATTGGCAGAGGCCCATACTTACAGCACTCAGATCCATGCCCTCAAAAATGCAGCCATTTATTCAAAACTAAAGGTTAACTTCAAAGAGCTTTAGAAAGGTTGTGACATTATGTGATGTTTCAAATTATTCCAGCCAGTCAGAGGTTCTCCACTTGGTTCATATAGTGTCAATATGAGGAGAActacacaaaaagaaaatggatTGTTACATTTTCCATCATCTCATGCACTTTACCTAGTTGTCTTAAAATGCACATTTAAAAGTTGTCTGGTTTCCAACAAGGCACTTCAACTCTCATTCTATTTTCTTCCAGGCCTCAGAGGTGACAAATTCGAGCCTTTCCTTTCTCACTCTCCATCATGAGGGATTTTTCTGGCGCTGTCTATTCCAGAGTGACCCAAGCCAACATGTTTTACTGGCTGTTCTATTCAGTGAGTGAAACCCAAATTTCAGTTTGATATGACAGTGTTTTTGGGTGCTAACAACTGTCAATGCTATTCAACAGTTTCACAAAAATCACAATATTACATCTGCAAATTCCTACACCACAGTGCAAAAAAGTGCAACACTCATTTTAGTTCCACACAATTAAACCATGTATCTGAGTCTAACaattcatttgaaaaaaaaaagaaaaaaacagctttgtGTCAAAACTCTATTAAAATGTAGgaaagtagatagatagatagatagatagatagatagatagatagatagatagatagatagatagatagatagatagatagatactttattgataggaaattccaaaataaatgaaaatattaaaacTGGACTGTGCAGAGATGGGCTCCATATCCATAGGATAGACTATTAAAAACTTAcgaataagaaaaaaagtaaaaaaaaccaaaacaaaacaagcaataTAAACCAAAGAAATGTAGAagaaaagacacacagacagagctaCTGGATGGGCTGCCATTCGCATCGGCGCCCAGAAAAAGGTAATGAATCACCAAAACCATTTAGAAATAAGACATAAACAATAATCAATATTCAAATTGTTCACATATACAAAAAcaatattatgaatttttgtatattacctaaaatgcaataaataaaattacattctCTTTGGCCAAGCAGTAAGGGAAAGCATTTTTTGCATAGCAGATCCATGCTTGACAAATTTTTACAGCAACTTCACTGCAGGCTTGTTCCGCTCACTGCAGTAGACAGACCTGCTCATGAGTGCGGCAGTCTGCACTATGTTCCTAAAGAAAAGGAGAATCTACTGGAAGAAAGATTACACTGATACAAGGATGGCTGGTGAACTATTTACTGACATACTATATATTGTGCAGTGGTTACATTGGTTACATTGTCCCATAGAACAAAATAAGTAGTGTTGTCTAGGGGTACAAGTATGAACAAAAGGTCTGAAGTTCAGcaataaattcaaaatgtgTGAAGTTAAAAGACCCAAGCATTTTATGCTTTTCTGACAGTTTTTCCAATGAACTCTAGCATAACTTTGTGCCGTAAGATGTTCCTTCCCTGCCACTGCCTTGTAAAAAGACTAATAAATAACGATGGGTATTGCCCTTGAACAAAGCAGGATTCTCttaataaacaaaatcaaaaagaaaaatgatgagaATACTTTGAATTTGTGCAAAGGTACTGTAGACTCATAGACTTCATAGTTCATTGGTGTATAAGGTGAAAGATTCCAAAGATTCCATACATTATTTGCAAAATTCAGCCTCTTGTTCTGGATTGATGATTCTTTGAACTCTGCACACTTTGAAGGACATAACTGTTTTTATGTGCTTGATTCTTTGCTAACGTGAAATCACTCAAATCTGTCTGTcctgaaaaaaacagaaaacccatCTAACTGAAACTTTTAATTATGTTCTTTTTGCAATAATCATTTTATGCCCTTATTTTTGCTTTCCTCTTATTTTTGCTTTTCCTCTTAAGAATATATGTTCTTATTTGTacatacttatttacttatttcatAACCCTGGGAACTCAAATGTGCAGGTGGATTAATAAGATGCATTCTACAAATCAATAAAAGTACTGGGCCATACACAAAATGTGCTCAGAGATAACAAATCCAAACTCCAGGTTCAGAATCAAGGTCCCAATATgcattttactttactttttggGTAAGCAAAAATCAAGTGCATACAGGAAATTAGGTTATACATCAATAAATAGTGCAGAATTCAGGGGGTGGTGTGGTGTCCATGATGGGTGTGACATTACTTTTTTCCACTCATGTTATGTCATTATAGTGTCTCTATTATATCTATTAGATTATATGTATATCAATTATATCCATTATTTGTATTATCTAtcaattatatataaatgaacttATGTTTAGTTTTTTATATTAGGTTTTACTTTATTGAAACTAGTCTTGCTcaagattaataataaatttgacTGAGGGCAATTTTGTTGAAtttcaaatatttaatttttactttattcACAGGATGTCTTAAGGactatattttatttgaattgagtTTGAAAGTTTGAGaggctttgtttttttgcaatCTTGGCTTCAAATTcacaaatttaaaatgaaagaattgTTTTTTATGTGACTGTAATTATGCTACTGTTTCTGGGCTTATAATCACAGCTAATCAGCCAAGACAGAAAGAATGTATACATGGATACCTTTTCCCCCTGCCTGTTGCAGTTGGTCCTGTTGCTCATCAAATTTATGATGCTACTGCAGGTAAGAGTCACAAAGTAGActctaaatatttacattttgtttaattttcccCTGATATCCATTAGAAAAATGCAAAATACTACTTATGGGGGCGAAGGCAACTGAACTCTCTCCTCACATCCTCTGTGGTGATGTTGATTGAAGACACAGTGGGACTGGGAGATGTCCCTGATGGAGGAGGGGGGAGAGATTTGCGGTGGAAGGACAGGAGTCACTGAGGAAAGATATAAAATACTAGTTATGGGGTATATGAATCCTGGATAACTTCCAGGGTAGAATCTGAGCTGTGATGCTGGGGTTAAACAGTAAAGACGTACTTGTGTAGTGCAACTCTAAATAAGGTGGAGCCAATAGTCATAGAGTGGCATGTCACAGTATTGGATAGGCACCAAAAATCTATGTGCCAGACTGATGATATCCAAATAATATTATAGAGCATGTACCAGGCAGAGAAAGGAATACTCTGTGGACTCTCATTAATTGATAGCTGCAAGGTCAATAGATTGAAAAAGTTCTGTGATATGACCTTTGCAAGAAATCCTGTATTCTGCCAAAAGGTCACTCAACAGACATCTACCCATCAATTTATGCAAGGTGCAAGGtgagcatgtaaatctttttcaGTTGTAGTGATcactaacaaaaacaaacatactaGGACAAAGCACAATGCACCAGGTCCAGCCAATGAGGTGTAAACATCATTCATAGAGCATCATCTACTTAATTGCATATGAATCTCAGTGCTAGGGGTTCTAAGAAGTGTTCGTGGAGTGCTAAGTCACTTTATTAGGTAAGGGCTGAGGGGCCAGGTCTACAGGCAGAGTTGACCTGGCTATGGGTTCCAAATCTTATGATCTATTTGGGAGTGCACATATGCTAGGCTGGTAGATGCCACAGTGCTTATAACTAGTAATAGCAGCACTGGGTCATCTTGCTGGCCTATTTGCTAAAGCCTgtattaaatgattattaaattaaataacagtAGACAGTAGAATCTGGTCCTGATGGACTGTACAAATCTGCCAGGGAGAATGACTACTGGCAATGTGTTGACATGGCACTGGTGAAGGTGTCTTCTAGTGTTTCCCTGGCATATCCCTTCCCTGGCTGCACAGCTCTGGCAGGGAGAACAATAAAAGTGTGCTGACAAAGAATTGATGGAGAGGCTGATTGGACCACCAGCAATTCAATACTTTTAGGAATGTGGAAACATGTTTCAAATTTAGGTGCTGTGTCATATATATGACATAATTCATGTGTCATATATTTGTAATATGTGCTCTGTAtctattatctttattattattattgttattatttatttatttatttatttatttatttatttatttatttatttatttatttattattattattattattataaaattatcattttatttacaggtaCTGTAAAAGAAATACTGAACACAGGGCATGCTGAAGCACCTTCACTTCCCCTATTTCCAGTGTCCTTGCAGGCATTAACATGTCCTATTTATGGTTCAACATATCTTTCTGCCTTCTCTCATTTGTGCCGATGCCCGTGCCAGATGCATCCACTTCCACAATGAAAGGTTTGACAGGATATGGATGCTTGAGGATTAGGCTGGTGGTAATCGGAGTCTTCAAGATAGTGGAGCATGGTCAGCCTTCCATTTTAACCTCTTCATGCCTGTCTTGATAATAGTGGTAAGCAGCTTTCAGAGTGGTCTCGTTCCAGCCGCTCTTAGCAGAGAGGGTCTTGAATTCCAGTCTTTATTTGGCCATGAAACATGGGGTATTTTTCTGGGTTGTGGCTAGGAGCTGTTCACcaatttcaatttcatttcCTCTGAAGAATAATCAAATACGTGGTGGAACAATTCTGTGAAGCAGTTGTATGAGGAAACATGCTTGCCACCCTGTTTCTATACATCAAGAGCCCAGGTGAGTGCTTTGTTGGAGAAGAGGTTAATGAACTGTGCCACCTTGAACTGGTCTGACATTCTGACTTGTATGATGAAGTAAAGAAAGCATTGAGGAGGTATCCTGATTATCTCTTTGGGCGTAAATTGGAAGAGGGAGCTATGGAATatgttgctgttattgttgaGACCAATGTAGCTGGAATGGAGGTTAACTTCTCAAGCTTGAGATTGAGCATGACAATTTGCTGTCATTGTTCCTTTAATAGTTGGTTGTATCTATTAATAGTCAAACACTCCTTTTGTCTTAATATGATAGGCAAAGTATTTTGTCAGATGGCAGGGATGGCAACAATTGCAAAGAATCTTATTATTGAAAACCACTGAGTCAAAACCAGAAATAGCAAACAGATGAAAAGCTTCATATGTCAGGTGAAATGTGAGAGCTGAGCAAATACTATTCAAAGTGAACATGTAGTGAGCGTGCTtatatgtgtgtggagttgATTGCATCCAGGTGTGTGCAGTAATCGGGTGACTGTGAACATGACAAGGAATATGGTGTGTTGGTTTTATAGTCCAGGGTGCCCATGTTTGTATGGGGAGGTGCATTGTGAGTAGTTCAATACATAATCTGGTGTAGACATGACATCAGTAAAATGTCAATATGAGacattattagattattattagtatCTTTGTACTTCTCATTCATGTATTATGATAttctaaaatgtatttttgtatttttcttgcttttatGCTATATCTTACTATAATTAAAGCAAATgtcacaaaataacaaacatgatGGGCATAAATCATGTAAATGACAGCTACTGCTTTGAAGCTTCAATAATACATACAACCTACATACGTTTGTGATCATGCATATCTAGATTGTGTATAATGTCTATaaaaacatggtgtgtgtgtgtgtgtgtgtgtgtgtgcatggttaGTTTTTCGTGGATTCTGGACTATGATTATAGTCCTGGCCGTTGTAGCAAGTGTGACCGGAGGTTTCCTGATAGTATGTGCAGTACCCTTCATCAGCCACAAACTCTACAGGGTGGGTGGTGCTTTTCTCATCACAGCAGGTACAAAGTGCTAAGACGTTTGCAAAAGTTTGCCTGTGTTTTTGTAGCAACATCATGTCCTCGAGCATGTGCATGAGTACATATCTGAGAGCCAACAGAAATAAAAGTCCACATTACAAGAGCACTCAAAATGCTAATAGACACACATCACTGAAACTAGACTCCTTTAGTTTCCAGGATGATGTCAACTGGCACAGATTACATTGGGTATACACCAAATAATTTTTCACAAACTACAAATCTTACCGAAATCAGGATATATGATTCTTCAAGGTGTGAATCTAGGTAATAGCTAgttatatgtattatttatgttaatatTGCCAACTAAAGCTAGTGTATAAATGTACAGTAGTCAAATCCTGTTTTGTACATTGACTTTTTGGTTATATCTAAAAGTTTCTTTCTCCTTCTATCTTCTGTAGTGAGTCTATTCTCTTCTACCAGCACTTAAATAGAACATTACagataatagaatagaataatagaCAATATCTTGACTTACTACAGCTGCCTAGGTTGCATATTCATCCTGGACTATGGTTAAACTTATCACACCAGGTTTATCTATGAGTTTggatactggaaaaaaaaaaatagaggatCAACCTGGGATGAAGTTAGGGGTAAACTAATTTTGGAAGAAGAAAGGCTGATATATCCTTATAATATAGGTCAGAatatgttgtggtgtttttgttgcATGTTCGTGGTTTTGTTGTAACATCCAatcaaaaaaaagaattatactTAATCATTTAAAGCTTGAATAGAGCAAATGGGGTCTGTATCCACATAACTGTCATAGTGAAATGCCATTGGCCAGACATATAATTTGGTCATTTGCCTTCACATGCCttgaaaaatgtatatttactgGACACCACAtagaaaaaaagcatttttaattactgctgctctgtgtttttttcttatctgCAGCATGTC
This genomic stretch from Hemibagrus wyckioides isolate EC202008001 linkage group LG08, SWU_Hwy_1.0, whole genome shotgun sequence harbors:
- the LOC131357386 gene encoding uncharacterized protein LOC131357386 isoform X3 — translated: MLGESFILMLNIREEAVCSSDITCTSFSSSADGVFTQFKDLQLNTITDSKQVYPLSTKPREWHISDPINSVPLQHHFIPASVPLKQDDIPDDGYLVMDSSIMLNGGPPTNSMLNGYLDKKLQEVYSQYLQERLTYPGSSPDCSLLHPFQQKSLIHLSQPLNMDSSLEPETRQSQGAVSQQASSNFSSPVLRISNAE
- the LOC131357386 gene encoding uncharacterized protein LOC131357386 isoform X2, whose amino-acid sequence is MLGESFILMLNIREEAVCSSDITCTSFSSSADGVFTQFKGSVVRPVQKLSESKSPHHRSDLYISNHDEKPYVSLSQPEESNAIFDNLSLDLQLNTITDSKQVYPLSTKPREWHISDPINSVPLQHHFIPASVPLKQDDIPDDGYLVMDSSIMLNGGPPTNSMLNGYLDKKLQEVYSQYLQERLTYPGSSPDCSLLHPFQQKSLIHLSQPLNMDSSLEPETRQSQGAVSQQASSNFSSPVLRISNAE
- the LOC131357386 gene encoding uncharacterized protein LOC131357386 isoform X1, whose amino-acid sequence is MLGESFILMLNIREEAVCSSDITCTSFSSSADGVFTQFKDTLSSLVPGSVVRPVQKLSESKSPHHRSDLYISNHDEKPYVSLSQPEESNAIFDNLSLDLQLNTITDSKQVYPLSTKPREWHISDPINSVPLQHHFIPASVPLKQDDIPDDGYLVMDSSIMLNGGPPTNSMLNGYLDKKLQEVYSQYLQERLTYPGSSPDCSLLHPFQQKSLIHLSQPLNMDSSLEPETRQSQGAVSQQASSNFSSPVLRISNAE
- the LOC131357387 gene encoding transmembrane protein 182-like isoform X1, with protein sequence MKIGVAALVGGLLGVPGFLCFLLAFGTDYWLLASDDCGWFKQLRSTAYTVVQTNSTEASEVTNSSLSFLTLHHEGFFWRCLFQSDPSQHVLLAVLFTNQPRQKECIHGYLFPLPVAVGPVAHQIYDATAVFRGFWTMIIVLAVVASVTGGFLIVCAVPFISHKLYRVGGAFLITAACLFLVLVGLFILWKELVDVRQYILQERGRICPDAHLEAQYGWSFIVAVAGIPLILLSGILFYCIGRHLQKHI
- the LOC131357387 gene encoding transmembrane protein 182-like isoform X2; its protein translation is MKIGVAALVGGLLGVPGFLCFLLAFGTDYWLLASDDCGWFKQLRSTAYTVVQTNSTEASEVTNSSLSFLTLHHEGFFWRCLFQSDPSQHVLLAVLFIFRGFWTMIIVLAVVASVTGGFLIVCAVPFISHKLYRVGGAFLITAACLFLVLVGLFILWKELVDVRQYILQERGRICPDAHLEAQYGWSFIVAVAGIPLILLSGILFYCIGRHLQKHI